A window of the Euzebya pacifica genome harbors these coding sequences:
- a CDS encoding acyl-CoA thioesterase: protein MKSEAGARSAIATCSVARQVFVGDDDLSGLIFFDTYRRWMSEGDQQLFTQQGHPVWEDLSAGFGAPVVRSELDCHAPARSGDLMEQEIVLHAAGRSSFSTTHRFTCRGSVVATGKNIRVWVDLATMTPCPAPDWTRLRSDDPDPSSTDVRFIE from the coding sequence ATGAAATCCGAAGCTGGCGCAAGGTCAGCGATCGCGACTTGCAGTGTGGCCCGCCAGGTCTTCGTCGGGGATGATGATCTCTCAGGGTTGATCTTCTTCGACACCTATCGGCGTTGGATGTCGGAGGGCGACCAACAACTCTTCACCCAACAGGGGCACCCCGTCTGGGAAGATCTGTCCGCCGGGTTCGGGGCACCGGTGGTTCGATCGGAGCTCGACTGCCATGCTCCAGCGCGTAGCGGGGACCTCATGGAGCAGGAGATCGTCCTGCACGCGGCGGGCCGCTCGAGCTTCAGCACCACCCATCGATTCACTTGCCGAGGGTCGGTTGTTGCGACGGGCAAGAACATCCGTGTGTGGGTGGACCTGGCGACCATGACTCCGTGCCCCGCACCTGATTGGACGCGGCTCCGCTCGGATGATCCTGACCCGTCATCGACTGACGTTCGATTTATCGAATAA
- a CDS encoding MaoC family dehydratase has translation MTTFSAGDTVATLESEPIGRMNIAYMAVAMRDPNPVHVEDDFARQTGMPGVIAHGTFVLGLAGSMLTREFGVDAVQRWRIDLTAPVFPGDTLSAEAVAQEVDGDRLAVLLAVRNQDGTVVGRGDATVRL, from the coding sequence ATGACCACTTTCTCCGCAGGCGACACGGTTGCCACCCTGGAATCCGAGCCCATCGGCCGTATGAACATCGCCTACATGGCGGTGGCCATGCGCGACCCAAATCCGGTTCACGTCGAAGACGACTTCGCCCGCCAGACCGGCATGCCCGGTGTCATTGCTCACGGGACCTTCGTGCTGGGCCTTGCCGGGTCCATGCTCACCCGGGAGTTCGGTGTGGATGCGGTGCAGCGCTGGCGAATCGACCTGACCGCACCAGTCTTCCCAGGCGACACGCTCAGCGCCGAGGCCGTCGCCCAAGAGGTGGACGGCGACCGATTGGCCGTGCTGCTGGCAGTTCGCAACCAGGACGGCACCGTTGTCGGTCGTGGCGATGCCACAGTGCGGCTATGA
- a CDS encoding FAS1-like dehydratase domain-containing protein has translation MVREVGYAFPPSTFEVTAARVEEFVLALGVAPEDGWVARDGAPVPQGFLMYVTTYGAHPVHDAMEIDFMKAMYGGAEVELHAPVHVGDVLDVQPVVSDVRTKTGRNGTLTFVELTTDYTASDGTLAVRERSTTIQRG, from the coding sequence ATGGTTCGCGAGGTCGGCTACGCCTTTCCCCCCAGCACCTTCGAGGTGACGGCCGCACGGGTCGAAGAGTTCGTGCTCGCACTCGGCGTCGCCCCGGAAGACGGTTGGGTCGCCCGAGACGGGGCGCCGGTCCCCCAGGGGTTTCTGATGTACGTCACCACCTATGGCGCGCATCCAGTCCACGACGCCATGGAGATCGACTTCATGAAGGCGATGTATGGCGGGGCCGAGGTCGAGCTGCACGCACCGGTGCATGTGGGTGACGTCCTCGACGTCCAACCGGTCGTCTCCGACGTGCGGACCAAAACGGGCCGAAACGGAACGTTGACGTTCGTCGAGCTGACCACTGACTACACCGCTTCGGACGGCACGCTGGCCGTACGGGAGCGCTCGACGACCATCCAGAGGGGCTGA
- a CDS encoding thiolase family protein, which translates to MAVTGVGQTAFGKFLDRNLKGLGAEAIHSALADAGAVAGDVQAVYAANAIAGLITGQEMVRGQVVLTETGISGVPVVNVENACAGGATALHLAWMAIASGQVDVALAFGAEKMAHEDKRKAVLAIATAMDVEEPIDTNSPSPFMTHYASRIRRYMANTGATATDFAMVATKAQRNGALNDLAQYGNALVTPEDILGARSVAEPLTVPMCSPIGDGGAAVLLVAEDALHRFPDSAPVTIRASVLVSGSSPNSGLPGAIERAAKAAYEQAGIGPEDLDLVELHDANAASEVMRYESLGLASPGDGPKLVRSGATQRDGELPVNPSGGLIARGHPVGATGCAQIYELCTQLRGRAGARQVDAPRVALAENGGGWVGGDVAADSVHILSI; encoded by the coding sequence GTGGCAGTTACAGGGGTCGGACAGACGGCCTTCGGGAAGTTCTTGGACCGCAACCTGAAGGGGTTGGGGGCCGAAGCGATCCATTCGGCTCTGGCCGACGCCGGCGCCGTGGCCGGCGACGTCCAGGCTGTGTACGCGGCCAACGCGATCGCTGGTCTGATCACCGGGCAGGAGATGGTGCGTGGGCAGGTGGTACTGACCGAGACGGGGATCTCGGGGGTCCCCGTCGTCAACGTGGAGAACGCTTGCGCGGGAGGGGCCACGGCGCTGCACCTGGCCTGGATGGCCATTGCCTCGGGCCAGGTCGACGTGGCGCTGGCCTTCGGGGCGGAGAAGATGGCCCACGAGGACAAGCGAAAGGCCGTTCTGGCGATCGCCACAGCCATGGATGTCGAGGAGCCGATCGACACGAACTCCCCGTCTCCGTTCATGACCCACTATGCCTCCCGGATCCGCCGGTACATGGCCAACACGGGGGCCACGGCGACCGACTTCGCGATGGTCGCCACCAAAGCGCAGCGCAACGGTGCCCTGAACGACTTGGCACAGTACGGCAACGCATTGGTCACGCCTGAAGACATCCTGGGGGCGCGGTCGGTCGCCGAGCCGCTGACGGTACCGATGTGCTCACCCATCGGCGACGGGGGCGCTGCCGTCCTCCTCGTGGCCGAGGACGCCTTGCACCGCTTCCCCGACAGCGCACCCGTCACCATACGGGCGTCGGTCCTGGTGTCGGGATCGAGCCCGAACAGCGGCCTACCCGGTGCCATCGAGCGAGCGGCCAAGGCCGCCTACGAACAAGCCGGCATCGGGCCGGAGGACCTTGACTTGGTCGAGCTCCACGACGCGAACGCCGCGTCGGAAGTCATGCGCTATGAGTCCCTCGGGCTGGCCAGTCCCGGCGACGGCCCCAAGTTGGTGCGCAGCGGGGCCACCCAACGCGACGGCGAACTGCCCGTCAACCCATCCGGCGGTCTGATCGCGCGCGGACACCCGGTTGGAGCCACCGGCTGCGCACAGATCTATGAACTGTGCACCCAGCTCCGTGGCCGGGCGGGGGCCCGCCAGGTGGACGCGCCACGGGTCGCCCTGGCCGAGAACGGCGGGGGGTGGGTCGGCGGGGACGTGGCCGCCGACTCCGTCCACATCCTCAGCATCTGA
- a CDS encoding SDR family NAD(P)-dependent oxidoreductase, which yields MSRLEGKVAIVTGSGRGIGRAIVRRLASEGAKVMVNDVDEGPAKETVQALNGEGFDDIAMTVADISDRDAAGEVVAHAAERWGRVDVLVNNAGLWRDSLVEKMDPETFDFVVKVNLYGTFWMTQHSWTHMKEQGSGSIINFTSQAGLGGNIGQANYSAAKAAVVGLTRSNAKEFARKNVRVNAVSPAAAGTRALEGLDDRFVDTFTKMLPLGRFGEPHEIAAAVAFLASDDAGFVTGQVLGVDGGFSIGKP from the coding sequence ATGAGCAGGCTAGAGGGCAAGGTGGCAATCGTCACGGGCAGCGGACGTGGGATCGGGCGAGCAATCGTGAGACGCCTGGCGAGCGAGGGTGCCAAGGTGATGGTCAATGACGTCGACGAGGGCCCCGCCAAGGAGACAGTGCAAGCTCTCAACGGCGAGGGATTCGACGACATCGCGATGACGGTGGCCGACATCTCTGACCGCGATGCGGCAGGGGAGGTCGTGGCCCACGCGGCGGAACGCTGGGGACGCGTCGATGTCTTGGTCAACAACGCCGGTCTCTGGCGTGACTCCCTGGTGGAGAAGATGGACCCAGAGACGTTTGACTTCGTGGTGAAGGTGAACCTCTACGGCACGTTCTGGATGACCCAACACTCCTGGACCCACATGAAGGAGCAGGGCTCGGGGAGCATCATCAACTTCACCTCCCAAGCCGGGCTGGGGGGCAACATCGGGCAGGCCAACTACAGTGCCGCGAAGGCGGCGGTCGTCGGGCTCACCCGCAGCAACGCCAAGGAGTTCGCGCGCAAGAACGTCCGGGTCAATGCCGTGTCACCCGCTGCAGCCGGCACACGCGCCCTCGAGGGACTGGACGACCGGTTCGTGGACACGTTCACCAAGATGCTGCCCCTCGGTCGCTTCGGAGAACCGCACGAGATCGCCGCAGCCGTGGCGTTCCTCGCCTCCGATGACGCCGGCTTCGTCACGGGTCAGGTCCTCGGCGTGGACGGTGGCTTCTCCATCGGGAAGCCGTAA
- a CDS encoding MaoC family dehydratase has translation MANKKKLDDIESGETIVGRSITLGEWHVMTFAGLTGDFYPLHTDAEFAAGSPFGGRIAHGLLTFVVGAGFLANELADYDVVAALGFGATRFTAPVKFGDTITPNGTVTEITPKDSRGVVAFDIDITNQRGETVVTSSMQVMIRA, from the coding sequence ATGGCGAACAAGAAGAAGCTGGATGACATCGAGTCCGGCGAGACGATCGTCGGCCGGTCGATCACGTTGGGCGAGTGGCACGTGATGACGTTCGCCGGACTGACCGGTGACTTCTACCCCCTGCACACCGATGCAGAGTTCGCGGCAGGCTCACCGTTTGGCGGGCGGATCGCCCACGGACTCCTCACCTTCGTCGTGGGCGCGGGCTTCCTGGCCAACGAACTCGCGGACTACGACGTCGTGGCAGCGCTGGGATTCGGCGCCACCCGCTTCACCGCGCCCGTCAAGTTCGGCGACACCATCACCCCGAACGGGACCGTGACCGAGATCACTCCCAAGGACAGCCGAGGGGTCGTGGCGTTCGACATCGACATTACCAACCAGCGGGGGGAGACGGTCGTCACCTCCAGCATGCAAGTCATGATCCGCGCGTAA
- a CDS encoding thiolase family protein, with protein sequence MSTQRPKVAMIAAGVTQWGARQATYRDLASEAGKNAFDSNPNLTPKDVDGIIASSVYPERSAYQGKVAPLLAETLGIRPRMFERVENQCGSGTAAIRTAQWAILAGAADVVAVVGVEKMLLPNPGEVFTNALAGLDRDWEGALGVTPPGAFALAAKAHMQKYGTTEEQLAMVSVKNHAHSMKNPYAHFHKGPDLDAVMNSRPIATPFKLFDCAPNTDGAAVVILANEDRAKELSDNPVWMLGSGQGFDAYTMANMSRDWSYWPAIEQAGRGAYESAGLSPSDVDLLETHDCFTISEILQYEGLGFCERGEGGHFVESGGSDYGGKVVVNPRGGLLACGHPIGATGVAQAHEMFVQLREEADERQVDGAQVGMSLTMSNIGSEAHCVLWGTDEVAAA encoded by the coding sequence ATGAGCACTCAGCGACCGAAGGTGGCGATGATCGCCGCAGGGGTCACCCAGTGGGGAGCCCGACAGGCAACCTACCGCGACCTTGCCAGCGAAGCCGGCAAGAACGCATTCGACTCCAACCCCAACCTCACGCCCAAGGACGTGGACGGCATCATCGCCTCCTCGGTCTATCCGGAGCGGTCTGCCTACCAGGGCAAGGTCGCGCCGCTGCTGGCAGAGACCCTCGGCATCCGACCTCGCATGTTCGAGCGGGTCGAGAACCAGTGCGGTTCCGGAACCGCGGCAATCCGCACCGCACAATGGGCCATACTCGCCGGCGCCGCCGACGTCGTGGCAGTGGTCGGTGTGGAGAAGATGCTCCTGCCCAACCCCGGAGAGGTGTTCACCAACGCGCTCGCCGGACTCGACCGTGACTGGGAGGGGGCTCTGGGAGTCACCCCGCCGGGCGCGTTCGCCCTGGCCGCCAAGGCCCACATGCAGAAGTACGGCACCACCGAAGAACAGCTCGCCATGGTTTCGGTGAAGAACCACGCGCACTCGATGAAGAACCCGTACGCGCACTTCCACAAGGGTCCGGACCTCGACGCGGTAATGAACTCCCGCCCCATCGCCACCCCGTTCAAGCTCTTTGACTGTGCACCGAACACCGACGGGGCAGCAGTGGTCATCCTTGCCAACGAGGACCGGGCCAAGGAGCTGTCGGACAACCCCGTCTGGATGCTGGGATCTGGGCAGGGCTTCGATGCCTACACGATGGCCAACATGAGTCGCGATTGGTCATACTGGCCGGCGATCGAGCAGGCGGGCAGGGGGGCTTACGAGTCCGCCGGCCTGTCCCCGTCCGACGTCGACCTACTGGAGACCCACGACTGCTTCACGATCTCAGAAATCCTGCAGTACGAAGGTCTGGGATTCTGTGAACGCGGCGAGGGCGGCCACTTCGTGGAGAGTGGCGGTTCGGACTACGGTGGGAAGGTCGTGGTGAACCCCCGTGGCGGGCTGCTGGCATGCGGTCACCCCATCGGGGCGACCGGCGTGGCCCAGGCCCACGAGATGTTCGTCCAGTTGCGTGAGGAGGCGGACGAGCGCCAAGTCGACGGGGCGCAGGTCGGGATGTCGCTGACGATGAGCAACATCGGTTCAGAGGCGCACTGCGTGCTCTGGGGAACCGATGAGGTCGCGGCCGCATGA
- a CDS encoding Zn-ribbon domain-containing OB-fold protein has protein sequence MTTDTAYWTVLDAFPQQYTDGNKLAPFYENLREDRFTTTTCNACSAVHWPPRSVCPECMSDNLAWEEMPPVGTVYSFTVQVAGVPAGFDPPLVYALVDFDNGIRLFTAIVDCEPEAVEVGSKVEVVVREVLPDQQGRTRVMPYFRLA, from the coding sequence ATGACCACCGACACCGCCTACTGGACCGTCCTCGACGCCTTCCCCCAGCAGTACACCGACGGTAACAAGCTCGCGCCCTTCTACGAGAACCTCCGCGAGGATCGGTTCACCACCACTACCTGCAACGCCTGCAGCGCGGTGCACTGGCCGCCCCGCAGCGTGTGTCCCGAGTGCATGTCCGACAACCTTGCCTGGGAGGAGATGCCGCCGGTCGGCACGGTGTACAGCTTCACCGTGCAGGTCGCCGGGGTCCCCGCTGGGTTCGATCCGCCCTTGGTCTATGCGCTCGTGGACTTCGACAACGGCATCCGTCTCTTCACCGCCATCGTTGATTGCGAACCCGAGGCCGTCGAGGTCGGCAGCAAGGTAGAGGTCGTCGTCCGCGAGGTACTCCCCGACCAGCAAGGGAGAACGCGGGTCATGCCGTACTTCCGTCTGGCCTGA
- a CDS encoding ABC transporter substrate-binding protein — translation MRFLTTFRTMTILLSLVLLVAACGSESDTSADPVSESQDADSGSQDADEEAGGLSTVRGIGEETITLGAILDLSGPYNAAGVLMRDGVEAWVQQVNADGGVQGRQVEVVYEDNQSDPSATLAAANKLIFNDNVFALAGVHGSAAFGAILDLVEEEEVISFSLGLSEEMYNPTKDHVFVAAVPYAAQMERGVQHLVEELGVQRPAVLYQDDEFGESGLSGFDAATASLGVEVAARESFVRGSDDVSAQVQAIVDSGADAVACVCIYTQSGLLRRELGRLGAEDIPAFAINPSVGAPFFEIAGGSADNFYAADYYAHPGDPTFDAADAAVQAAHGRPAETFDLFGLVNTAVLLQAMQEADELTPSGVVDALNAMNGVSVPGFVPPVEFGADQHVASLASAVYAADPEEGDWDRVGDPVPPGE, via the coding sequence GTGCGCTTCCTGACCACCTTCCGGACCATGACCATTCTTCTGTCACTGGTACTCCTCGTCGCCGCCTGCGGCAGCGAATCCGACACCTCCGCGGACCCGGTCTCGGAGTCGCAAGACGCTGACTCGGGGTCCCAGGACGCCGATGAGGAGGCAGGCGGGCTTTCGACGGTCCGTGGTATCGGAGAGGAGACGATCACCCTGGGAGCCATCTTGGACCTGTCGGGCCCGTACAACGCCGCTGGCGTCTTGATGCGTGACGGCGTCGAGGCTTGGGTGCAGCAGGTCAACGCCGACGGCGGCGTCCAGGGCCGACAGGTGGAGGTCGTCTATGAGGACAACCAGTCCGACCCCTCCGCGACGTTGGCAGCGGCGAACAAGCTGATCTTCAACGACAACGTCTTCGCCCTCGCTGGCGTGCACGGCTCGGCCGCGTTCGGGGCCATTCTCGACTTGGTGGAGGAGGAGGAGGTCATCAGCTTCTCTCTTGGCCTGTCTGAGGAGATGTACAACCCAACGAAGGACCATGTGTTCGTCGCCGCGGTGCCCTACGCCGCCCAGATGGAACGTGGGGTCCAGCACCTGGTGGAGGAACTCGGCGTTCAGCGCCCGGCCGTGCTGTACCAAGATGATGAGTTCGGCGAGTCCGGCTTGAGCGGCTTCGACGCTGCCACCGCGTCGCTCGGCGTTGAGGTCGCGGCCCGCGAGTCGTTCGTGCGGGGCAGTGATGACGTCTCCGCCCAGGTCCAGGCCATAGTGGACTCCGGCGCGGATGCCGTCGCCTGCGTGTGCATCTACACCCAGTCCGGGCTGCTGCGCCGCGAGCTCGGTCGCCTCGGCGCCGAGGACATCCCTGCCTTCGCCATCAACCCGTCGGTCGGGGCCCCCTTCTTCGAGATCGCTGGCGGCAGCGCGGACAACTTCTACGCCGCCGACTACTACGCCCACCCCGGCGACCCGACCTTCGACGCCGCTGACGCGGCGGTGCAGGCTGCGCACGGTCGGCCGGCGGAAACCTTTGACCTCTTCGGCCTGGTCAATACCGCGGTGCTCCTGCAGGCAATGCAGGAAGCCGACGAACTCACTCCCAGCGGCGTGGTCGACGCGTTGAACGCCATGAATGGCGTTTCCGTCCCCGGTTTCGTTCCACCTGTGGAGTTCGGGGCCGACCAGCACGTGGCCAGCCTGGCCAGCGCTGTGTATGCCGCGGATCCCGAAGAGGGCGACTGGGATCGGGTCGGGGATCCCGTCCCGCCGGGCGAGTAG
- a CDS encoding AMP-dependent synthetase/ligase, whose product MTDVAHTENPARQATTPPKNTTTTTGAADHVDLAWLTIGEALRERASRTPDDVVVREKDQGVYRAFTWSQYLQDATAFAWALRRRGFRPGQHVAVMGDPTYRFMVADAGVILAGGVAFGIYTTCSPEEVRHQIRTAGATTLVAENQEYVDRFFEVAEDCPSVNHVVVDDTRALFGYDDARIEAFDDLLDEGNAATPQEVAEVHEAAKTVSVDDPAMLIFTSGTTGPSKAAMISHRNVLVGGALQLCTVFPELHREDEVRIVAHLSLAHAFERIIALYSPILSRIVVHTGEGLENLSTTLYEVQPNMFHAVPRVWQKFAAGAITRVERAGGLKQRAYQLAMRVAKRHRRSPSALTRFGYLFARLLVFRPMLRKFGLAKVRFGITGGTHIPPEVQRTWQLWGVNLLNALGMTEVGFIAFQTGQFPEPGSVGTPVPDIAVQVAEDHELLYRGPGVFLGYLNQPEKTEEVFEGEWFASGDVGEINDEGHLVLRDRKKDIMITAGGKNITPSLIENVMKASPYISELVLIADGRKFPTALVEIDRETVEDWARSNGHLYTSFGSLTRLPEVLHLIEGQIAKGNEELARVEQVKRFRIIPKELDPEEGDTTPTRKVRRGQFQKMFADLVEDMYAEEAAELARFS is encoded by the coding sequence GTGACCGATGTTGCTCACACCGAGAATCCGGCGCGGCAGGCGACCACGCCGCCCAAGAACACCACCACGACCACAGGCGCAGCAGACCACGTTGATCTCGCGTGGCTGACGATCGGCGAGGCCCTTCGCGAGCGTGCCTCGCGCACACCCGACGACGTGGTCGTGCGGGAGAAGGACCAGGGCGTGTACCGCGCCTTCACATGGTCGCAGTACCTCCAGGACGCCACGGCCTTCGCCTGGGCCTTGCGCCGGCGGGGGTTCCGTCCGGGCCAGCACGTGGCGGTGATGGGTGACCCGACATATCGGTTCATGGTTGCTGACGCCGGAGTCATCCTTGCCGGCGGTGTGGCGTTCGGGATCTACACGACGTGCTCCCCCGAAGAGGTTCGGCATCAGATCCGCACCGCGGGGGCCACCACACTGGTCGCGGAGAACCAAGAATACGTGGACCGGTTCTTCGAGGTCGCCGAGGACTGTCCCAGCGTCAACCATGTCGTCGTTGACGACACCCGGGCGCTCTTCGGATATGACGACGCCCGGATTGAGGCGTTCGATGACCTGCTCGACGAAGGAAACGCAGCCACGCCGCAGGAGGTCGCGGAGGTGCACGAGGCCGCCAAGACGGTCTCGGTCGACGACCCTGCGATGCTCATCTTCACCTCGGGCACGACCGGGCCGTCCAAGGCCGCGATGATCAGCCACCGCAACGTGCTGGTCGGCGGCGCCCTGCAGCTGTGTACCGTGTTTCCCGAGCTGCACCGCGAGGACGAGGTACGCATAGTCGCCCACCTCTCCCTCGCCCACGCGTTCGAGCGGATCATCGCCCTGTACTCCCCGATCCTCTCGCGCATCGTCGTCCACACTGGCGAGGGGCTCGAGAACCTCTCCACGACCCTGTACGAGGTCCAGCCGAACATGTTCCACGCGGTCCCCCGCGTGTGGCAGAAGTTCGCGGCGGGGGCGATCACCAGAGTCGAGCGGGCGGGCGGGCTCAAGCAGCGTGCCTACCAGCTCGCCATGCGCGTGGCCAAGCGCCACCGCCGTTCGCCTTCCGCCCTGACCAGGTTTGGCTACCTCTTCGCACGACTCCTGGTCTTCCGCCCCATGCTGCGGAAGTTCGGGTTGGCCAAGGTGCGGTTCGGTATCACAGGCGGGACGCACATCCCCCCTGAAGTTCAGCGCACCTGGCAGCTATGGGGGGTCAACCTTCTCAACGCCCTGGGCATGACGGAGGTCGGGTTCATCGCCTTCCAGACCGGACAGTTCCCGGAGCCAGGCAGCGTCGGAACCCCCGTTCCCGATATCGCCGTGCAGGTGGCTGAAGACCACGAGCTGCTCTACCGCGGCCCGGGGGTGTTCCTGGGCTATCTCAACCAGCCGGAGAAGACGGAGGAGGTCTTCGAGGGGGAGTGGTTCGCCAGCGGGGATGTCGGCGAGATCAACGACGAGGGTCACTTGGTCCTCCGTGACCGCAAGAAGGACATCATGATCACCGCGGGCGGCAAGAACATCACGCCGAGTCTCATCGAGAACGTGATGAAGGCCAGCCCGTACATCTCCGAGCTCGTCTTGATCGCTGATGGGCGAAAGTTCCCAACGGCGTTGGTCGAGATCGACCGGGAGACCGTGGAGGACTGGGCCCGGTCCAATGGACACCTGTACACCAGCTTCGGCAGCCTGACGCGCCTTCCCGAGGTCTTGCATCTCATCGAGGGACAGATCGCGAAGGGCAACGAGGAACTGGCCCGCGTCGAGCAGGTCAAGCGCTTCCGGATCATCCCCAAGGAGCTCGATCCCGAGGAGGGGGACACCACGCCGACCCGCAAGGTCCGCCGTGGGCAGTTCCAGAAAATGTTCGCGGACCTCGTAGAGGACATGTACGCGGAAGAGGCCGCGGAACTCGCACGGTTCAGCTAG
- a CDS encoding ABC transporter substrate-binding protein, which produces MRTTPPIRLLLVLVMALLISACSGAEEAEVAEDSPATEFATDDTGDTGDTGDTEDGASSPASGEPYRIGWLTDASSVTRGTYFPEFEGARLFVERLNQAGGVNGRPIELEMRDMQIDQELAVTLSTELVDSGVLMLAGGTIEGRMPSVFEVVRQAGVPFLTGHSARPDMFPSEPDPLLFTVGNVFEAMSDARVELWPLVFGDEFPDGGTVSCYIHEGPAAFAVCERWLEALEEGSNWTAGSVINAPLQTSDFSSFVQPLVDENPDAFFDISIASHAIGVAVAARNSGYAGPIAFSMTATPETDIDTVVEQVGPDNIWALSNITSIDETDVPEIQEIRSAAEEFGTEIDPNSATVNGWLMGMIIADSLERCGADCDPAGLRDAIEALDLDTRGLTGGPLQYSETDHVGPRYWTGYRLNPDTGELERAIDNWVDFDAATDLLSPLATD; this is translated from the coding sequence ATGCGCACCACACCCCCCATCCGCCTTCTCCTCGTGCTAGTGATGGCACTGCTGATCAGCGCCTGCAGCGGTGCCGAGGAAGCTGAGGTCGCTGAGGACAGTCCTGCCACTGAGTTCGCGACGGACGACACCGGCGACACCGGCGACACCGGCGACACCGAAGACGGGGCATCCTCTCCGGCATCGGGGGAGCCGTACCGGATCGGATGGCTCACCGATGCCTCGTCGGTGACGCGCGGAACCTACTTCCCGGAGTTCGAGGGCGCACGGCTGTTCGTGGAACGGCTCAACCAGGCCGGGGGGGTGAACGGCCGCCCCATCGAGCTGGAGATGCGTGACATGCAGATCGACCAGGAGCTGGCAGTCACCCTCTCCACCGAGTTGGTCGACAGCGGCGTGCTGATGCTGGCGGGCGGAACCATCGAGGGACGGATGCCCTCGGTATTCGAGGTCGTCCGTCAGGCGGGTGTGCCGTTCCTGACCGGCCACTCGGCCCGTCCGGACATGTTCCCCTCCGAACCCGACCCCCTGCTGTTCACGGTGGGCAACGTGTTCGAGGCGATGTCAGACGCGCGTGTCGAGTTGTGGCCGCTGGTGTTCGGCGACGAGTTCCCTGATGGAGGGACCGTGTCGTGCTACATCCACGAGGGTCCAGCCGCCTTCGCGGTGTGCGAGCGCTGGCTGGAGGCCCTGGAGGAGGGCAGCAACTGGACGGCGGGCTCGGTCATCAACGCCCCGCTGCAGACCTCGGACTTCTCCAGCTTCGTCCAGCCCTTGGTGGACGAGAACCCCGACGCGTTCTTCGACATCTCCATCGCCTCCCACGCCATCGGTGTGGCCGTGGCAGCCCGCAACTCCGGTTACGCCGGGCCGATCGCGTTCTCCATGACCGCCACACCCGAGACCGACATTGACACGGTGGTGGAACAGGTCGGGCCTGACAACATCTGGGCGCTCTCCAACATCACCTCCATCGACGAGACCGACGTTCCCGAGATCCAGGAGATCCGCTCGGCCGCTGAGGAGTTCGGCACAGAGATCGATCCCAACTCCGCCACGGTGAACGGCTGGTTGATGGGCATGATCATCGCGGACTCCTTGGAGCGGTGCGGCGCCGACTGTGACCCGGCCGGCCTGCGCGACGCCATTGAGGCCCTCGACCTCGACACCCGCGGGTTGACCGGCGGCCCACTGCAGTACAGCGAGACCGATCACGTGGGGCCGCGGTACTGGACCGGCTACCGGCTCAATCCCGATACCGGTGAGCTGGAGCGGGCGATCGACAACTGGGTGGATTTTGACGCTGCCACCGACTTGCTGAGCCCCCTCGCCACCGATTAG